In a single window of the Aminomonas paucivorans DSM 12260 genome:
- the dapF gene encoding diaminopimelate epimerase, which produces MTRYAKLHGNGNDFLVLDLRGTPGEGKDHAAEARALCRREESLGADGLLLVESSSRLNFRMRLFNRDGSEGEMCGNGARCIARYAWETGIAPAEMAFETLGGDVHARVDAPFVRLRLAEVDLGDATWERKTSAGGQELAYSFLTVGVPHCVVFLEDLATRPREELFRLGRELRGRTDLFPRGTNVNFLAPEKEGLFLITYERGVEDLTRSCGTGSVAAAVTARRLGRCGDDVKVRNLGGINRVLLEDSGPDRVRPSLEGRTALVAWMEPTEEALV; this is translated from the coding sequence ATGACCCGATACGCCAAGCTTCACGGCAACGGCAACGACTTCCTCGTCCTGGACCTGCGGGGCACCCCCGGGGAGGGGAAGGACCACGCCGCCGAGGCTCGCGCCCTCTGCCGCCGGGAGGAATCCCTGGGGGCCGACGGACTCCTGCTGGTGGAAAGCTCCTCCCGCCTGAACTTCCGGATGCGCCTGTTCAACCGGGACGGGTCGGAGGGGGAGATGTGCGGCAACGGGGCCCGGTGCATCGCCCGGTACGCCTGGGAAACGGGCATCGCCCCGGCGGAGATGGCCTTCGAGACCCTGGGGGGGGACGTGCACGCCCGGGTGGACGCCCCCTTCGTGCGCCTCCGCCTGGCGGAGGTGGATCTGGGCGACGCGACCTGGGAACGGAAGACCTCCGCAGGGGGGCAGGAGCTGGCCTACTCCTTCCTCACCGTGGGGGTGCCCCACTGCGTGGTGTTCCTGGAGGACCTGGCGACGCGCCCCCGGGAAGAACTGTTCCGCCTGGGCCGGGAGCTGCGCGGCCGCACGGACCTGTTCCCCCGGGGGACCAACGTGAACTTCCTGGCCCCGGAGAAGGAAGGGCTTTTCCTCATCACCTACGAAAGGGGGGTGGAAGACCTCACCCGATCCTGCGGAACCGGCTCCGTGGCCGCCGCCGTGACGGCCCGTCGCCTGGGCCGATGCGGCGACGACGTGAAGGTGCGCAACCTGGGGGGCATCAACCGGGTCCTCCTGGAGGACTCGGGACCGGACCGGGTACGCCCCTCCCTGGAGGGACGCACCGCCCTGGTGGCCTGGATGGAGCCCACGGAGGAGGCTCTGGTTTAG